The Latilactobacillus sakei subsp. sakei DSM 20017 = JCM 1157 genome includes a window with the following:
- the ribF gene encoding riboflavin biosynthesis protein RibF: MRVIELIHPYSKEQVPAEEIVLALGFFDGVHRAHQAVIKTAKDLAVQQNRPLAVMTFDIHPAIVYRNVNQADFRYLSTVERKQELMADLGVDILYVVHFNDGFAKLAPQDFVDQYLVALHAKTVVAGFDYTYGKKDIANMQTLSTYAKDRFEIVTVAEHDYQGHKIGSTLIRENLDQGQVAAANELLGYVYQTTGEVVHGEARGRELGFPTANIESQKPERLPGIGIYAVRLLVRGQWYWGMASIGRNVTFHANNPVTVEINLLDFSADIYGEQVKVEWYQYLRGEVKFDSAEALIDQLHQDEADTRTYFEKLEAQH, from the coding sequence ATGCGTGTGATTGAATTAATCCATCCCTATTCAAAAGAACAAGTACCAGCCGAAGAAATTGTCTTAGCACTCGGCTTTTTTGATGGTGTCCACCGGGCACATCAAGCAGTGATTAAGACGGCCAAAGATTTGGCGGTGCAACAGAACCGCCCATTAGCGGTGATGACCTTTGATATTCATCCTGCGATTGTTTACCGAAATGTCAATCAAGCCGATTTTCGTTATTTATCGACAGTTGAACGGAAGCAAGAATTAATGGCTGATTTAGGTGTCGATATTTTATATGTTGTCCATTTTAACGATGGCTTTGCCAAGTTGGCACCCCAAGATTTCGTCGATCAATACTTAGTGGCGCTCCACGCGAAAACGGTGGTCGCTGGGTTTGATTACACCTATGGTAAAAAAGACATCGCTAATATGCAGACCCTTAGCACGTATGCCAAAGATCGTTTTGAAATCGTGACGGTGGCGGAACATGACTATCAAGGCCATAAGATTGGTTCAACTTTGATTCGTGAAAATTTGGATCAAGGTCAAGTAGCGGCGGCTAACGAGTTGTTAGGTTATGTTTACCAAACGACTGGGGAAGTTGTTCATGGTGAAGCTCGGGGCCGGGAACTCGGCTTTCCAACGGCTAATATTGAAAGTCAAAAACCGGAACGTTTACCAGGCATTGGGATTTATGCGGTCCGCTTATTGGTTCGCGGCCAATGGTACTGGGGGATGGCGTCAATTGGCCGGAACGTAACGTTCCACGCCAATAATCCCGTGACAGTTGAGATTAACTTACTCGACTTTAGTGCGGACATTTATGGTGAACAAGTTAAAGTTGAGTGGTATCAGTATTTAAGAGGTGAAGTGAAGTTTGATTCGGCGGAAGCGTTGATTGACCAACTCCACCAAGATGAAGCTGATACCCGGACTTATTTTGAGAAATTAGAGGCCCAACATTAA
- the truB gene encoding tRNA pseudouridine(55) synthase TruB, with amino-acid sequence MDGIIPLYKERGMTSNDCVFKVRRILHMKKVGHSGTLDPNVDGVLPICIGQATKVVDQLVHSGKVYTGEITLGLSTTTEDLDGEVVEEQQLAEPISTEKIKETLASFLGDSIQIPPMFSAVKVNGRRLYDYARAGDPVERPQRKITITQFDLQGEPEFDAKTGRQTFRFIAGCSKGTYIRTLAVDFGRKLGLPAVMSDLTRLKSGGIQIGSCVTLAQLAEAADNGQLADILIPLDHVFEENVKVALDDDQWAKILNGVFLTFPEQTEEILALTYEGHIKALYQVANAKQHLYRPYKMYLQNQGTH; translated from the coding sequence ATGGACGGCATTATACCCTTATATAAAGAACGCGGCATGACTAGCAACGATTGCGTTTTTAAAGTACGACGGATTCTTCATATGAAAAAAGTGGGGCATTCTGGAACGCTTGATCCCAATGTAGATGGTGTTTTGCCAATCTGTATTGGCCAAGCAACCAAGGTAGTGGACCAATTGGTGCACTCTGGTAAAGTTTATACCGGTGAAATTACGTTAGGTTTATCAACGACCACCGAAGATTTAGATGGTGAAGTCGTTGAAGAACAACAATTAGCTGAACCAATTTCAACTGAAAAAATTAAAGAAACACTGGCAAGTTTTCTAGGGGATTCAATCCAGATTCCACCGATGTTCTCAGCTGTAAAAGTTAACGGGCGCCGTCTATACGATTATGCACGGGCCGGCGATCCTGTGGAACGCCCACAACGCAAAATTACAATTACGCAATTTGACTTGCAAGGCGAACCAGAATTCGATGCAAAAACGGGTCGCCAAACATTCCGCTTTATTGCGGGTTGTTCAAAAGGCACTTATATTCGGACTTTAGCTGTCGATTTTGGCCGTAAGTTAGGCTTACCGGCAGTCATGTCTGATTTAACGCGTCTTAAGAGTGGTGGCATTCAAATTGGCAGTTGTGTTACCTTGGCACAACTAGCTGAAGCTGCTGATAACGGCCAATTAGCGGATATTTTGATTCCGTTAGATCATGTTTTTGAAGAAAACGTCAAGGTTGCACTTGATGATGATCAATGGGCCAAAATTTTAAATGGTGTCTTCTTAACGTTCCCAGAACAAACAGAAGAAATCTTAGCCTTAACTTACGAAGGGCACATCAAGGCCTTGTATCAAGTGGCTAACGCGAAACAACATCTCTACCGACCATATAAAATGTATTTACAAAACCAAGGGACTCATTAA